A region of the Ferviditalea candida genome:
TGTGATCGTCAAGGATGGAAGGATTGTCGGTCTCGGCGCGCATCTGAAGCGCGGGGAACCGCATGCGGAGGTTCATGCGTTGAACATGGCCGGCGCCCATGCCGCCGGAAGCACGGTGTATGTAACGCTGGAGCCCTGCTCGCATTACGGATTGACGCCCCCATGCAGCGACCGCCTCATAGCCGAAAAGGTAAGGAGGGTGGTCATCGCCGCTGTAGATCCCAACCCCCGGGTTTCCGGAAGCGGTGTCAGACGACTGAGGGAAAACGGACTCGAAGTGGAGACCGGATTGCTCGAAAAAGAAGCCGATGCGCTAAATGAGGCATTTCGCAAGCACATTCTTACCGGTCTCCCGTTTGTTTCGATGAAGACGGCCAGCACGCTGGACGGGCGAATCGCCAGCCGTACGGGCGACAGTCGTTGGATTACCAACGAATCGGCACGGGAATTTGTGCATGTGCTGAGGCACAAGCATCAAGCCGTGATGGTAGGTGTGAATACAGTGCTGGCCGACAATCCGAAGCTGACGACTCGGTTATCTGTGCCGGGCTTGAATCCGATTCGGATTGTCGCCGATTCCCGTCTGCAGACGCCGGAAACCGCTGAAGTCCTTGCCGACCCACAGGCGAAGACGATTTTGCTTGCGACTGCGGCGGCTCCGGAGGACAAACGCCGCCGTTTGGAGGAGCTTGGCGCGGAAGTGCTCGTATGCGGCGACGGGGAGAAAGTCGATCTGCGGGCGGCCATGCGGCTTTTGGGGCAAAAAGAGATCGGTTCGATCCTGCTGGAAGGCGGCGGACGTTTGAACGGGGCCATGCTGGAAGCGGGCCTGGTGGACAAGGTTTACTTGTTTTTTGCCCCGAAAATAATCGGCGGCTTCGCAGCTCCGTCCAATATCGCTTTTTCCGGCTTTGAGCGGATGGCGGATGCCATCAGGCTGGAAGAGGTCCGTTATGAGCAGTTCGGCGACAACTTCTGCGTCATCGGCCGGCCGCGCTATGCCGACGCTGGAGATGAGGATTATGGCGAGGAGGAATGATTTCATGTTTACGGGGATTATTGAAGAAATCGGGCGTCTGAAAAGCATGGATAAGAAAGGGCAGACCCTGGTGCTGACGATCGGCGCGGACAAAGTGCTTGAAGACATTGCCGCAGGCGACAGCATTGCGGTGAACGGAGTCTGTTTGACGGCGGTCTCCTACGACCGCAATTCGTTCACCGTCGATGTCATGCCGGAGACCTATCGGCAGACCAATCTGCGGGACTTGTCCCCGGGCAGTCCGTTGAACCTTGAGCGGGCAATGGGAGCAAACGGCCGCTTCGGAGGACATATCGTGCAGGGG
Encoded here:
- the ribD gene encoding bifunctional diaminohydroxyphosphoribosylaminopyrimidine deaminase/5-amino-6-(5-phosphoribosylamino)uracil reductase RibD, producing the protein MQAINDETYMRLALQMAEQVQGQTGINPAVGCVIVKDGRIVGLGAHLKRGEPHAEVHALNMAGAHAAGSTVYVTLEPCSHYGLTPPCSDRLIAEKVRRVVIAAVDPNPRVSGSGVRRLRENGLEVETGLLEKEADALNEAFRKHILTGLPFVSMKTASTLDGRIASRTGDSRWITNESAREFVHVLRHKHQAVMVGVNTVLADNPKLTTRLSVPGLNPIRIVADSRLQTPETAEVLADPQAKTILLATAAAPEDKRRRLEELGAEVLVCGDGEKVDLRAAMRLLGQKEIGSILLEGGGRLNGAMLEAGLVDKVYLFFAPKIIGGFAAPSNIAFSGFERMADAIRLEEVRYEQFGDNFCVIGRPRYADAGDEDYGEEE